One genomic window of Polynucleobacter sp. HIN11 includes the following:
- the tsaE gene encoding tRNA (adenosine(37)-N6)-threonylcarbamoyltransferase complex ATPase subunit type 1 TsaE, translating into MTRLAINHTIHCKDEKATAEAVQMLANAILGFYSSTPEKTQSLFMSLHGDLGAGKTTATRYLLQAMGYQGKVKSPTYSLCEEHILDLPNQALHVFHFDLYRMQSPAEWVDAGLLEHFTHSEYPTLCIIEWPEKAEHTLPIMDLAITLIHPQETQSELARTVEITAQTPQGEAVLQSLVTQSSTNP; encoded by the coding sequence ATGACGCGATTGGCAATCAACCATACGATCCATTGTAAAGATGAGAAGGCCACCGCAGAGGCGGTGCAAATGCTCGCCAATGCAATCCTCGGGTTCTATTCCTCCACCCCTGAAAAAACTCAATCACTCTTTATGAGTCTTCATGGGGACCTGGGAGCGGGCAAAACCACCGCTACTCGTTACCTCCTCCAAGCGATGGGCTATCAGGGCAAGGTCAAAAGTCCGACCTATAGCCTGTGTGAAGAGCACATTTTGGATTTACCCAATCAAGCACTCCACGTCTTTCACTTTGATCTCTACCGCATGCAAAGCCCAGCCGAATGGGTCGACGCTGGTCTCTTAGAGCACTTCACGCATTCCGAATACCCGACGCTGTGCATCATTGAGTGGCCAGAGAAAGCCGAGCACACTCTACCCATCATGGATCTGGCGATCACCCTGATTCATCCCCAAGAGACGCAATCGGAGCTTGCGAGAACGGTTGAGATTACCGCACAAACCCCACAGGGTGAAGCCGTCCTTCAATCCCTCGTCACCCAATCATCAACCAATCCATGA
- the queG gene encoding tRNA epoxyqueuosine(34) reductase QueG, giving the protein MHSHAFSQELHTQWGELRTWLNTRAKELGFLQVRISDTDVSHAHPHLVEWLEEGRHGQMAYMEGHKDLRSDPGLLQAGAIRSICLIMPYLSERSKFHEQHGQPEPHEIDASSVEQILQHEEKRLLESDQAVVSLYARGRDYHKVIRSRLQILAIELEEKLQAAVSELNHSLQYRVFTDSAPLMEVELARKAGLGWRGKHTLLLNRESGSFFFLGEILINAPLPIDAPVEAHCGSCQACMDICPTNAIVAPYQLDARRCISYLTIEHRDAIPVEFRSAMGNRIYGCDDCQLVCPWNKYAQLSTVADFGERNGLGSASLLELWSWSEAQFIERHAGSAILRIGYERWRRNLAVALGNALASNLDDEVKREIVWHLQEALPSASPLVAEHISWALSRDGSRDPQGSSR; this is encoded by the coding sequence ATGCATTCTCACGCATTTTCGCAAGAATTGCACACCCAGTGGGGGGAGTTGCGTACTTGGCTAAATACCCGTGCCAAGGAGTTGGGCTTTTTGCAAGTGCGCATTAGCGATACCGATGTGAGTCACGCCCATCCTCATTTGGTAGAGTGGTTAGAGGAGGGTCGTCATGGCCAGATGGCCTATATGGAGGGCCATAAGGATCTGCGTTCCGACCCCGGTCTTTTGCAAGCGGGCGCGATTCGTAGCATTTGCCTCATCATGCCGTATTTGAGTGAGCGAAGTAAGTTTCATGAGCAGCATGGGCAGCCTGAGCCGCATGAGATAGATGCGTCTTCAGTCGAGCAAATCCTTCAGCATGAAGAAAAGCGTCTTTTGGAGAGTGATCAAGCGGTGGTTTCACTCTACGCCAGAGGGCGGGATTATCACAAGGTGATTCGCTCGCGTTTACAAATACTGGCAATTGAACTTGAAGAAAAACTACAAGCGGCGGTCAGTGAACTAAATCATTCCTTGCAATACCGCGTCTTTACCGATTCCGCACCGCTCATGGAGGTTGAGCTGGCGCGCAAAGCCGGTTTGGGCTGGCGTGGCAAGCACACCCTGCTGCTTAATCGCGAGTCCGGGTCGTTTTTCTTCTTAGGCGAAATCCTCATCAACGCTCCACTGCCAATCGATGCGCCTGTGGAGGCGCATTGCGGATCTTGCCAGGCGTGCATGGATATTTGCCCCACAAATGCAATTGTTGCTCCGTATCAACTCGATGCCAGGCGTTGCATTTCGTATTTAACAATTGAGCATCGCGATGCAATTCCAGTGGAGTTTCGAAGCGCCATGGGTAATCGCATTTATGGCTGCGATGATTGCCAACTCGTATGCCCCTGGAATAAATACGCCCAGCTCTCGACCGTAGCGGATTTTGGGGAGCGAAATGGATTGGGAAGCGCATCACTACTGGAACTCTGGAGCTGGAGCGAAGCCCAGTTTATCGAGCGCCATGCGGGTAGCGCCATTTTGCGCATTGGCTATGAGCGCTGGCGACGCAATCTAGCCGTTGCTCTGGGAAATGCTTTGGCATCGAATCTTGATGATGAAGTAAAGAGGGAGATTGTTTGGCACTTACAAGAGGCCTTACCGAGCGCCAGCCCATTGGTAGCCGAGCATATCTCTTGGGCGCTCAGTCGAGATGGCTCACGAGATCCCCAAGGGTCAAGCCGCTAA
- a CDS encoding AzlC family ABC transporter permease, with the protein MSTPPTHSNDVSKTGAERPADRVVSEIDALESHEKALQSPSNSPITPRFTSAHDAFWSGVRDARGAPAMVLFAGMVGFGAMGRTNGFDLWFTTATSFLMFALPGQIVMLEMILVGASSLTIALATTLTATRFVTMTATLFPMLHERDRNKALYAKVHLLAMTAWAVSLKEFQTIEPKHRLSYFVGLGILCWLISVPGTIVGFLIAGSVPMPITLGLIFINPLFFLLTFTEIKVSGYRLAILLGSIAGPICYLLDRDTSLLTAGLIGGTLAYWIDRRWIRRYDRKVSS; encoded by the coding sequence ATGAGTACACCGCCCACCCATTCGAACGATGTATCTAAAACGGGTGCTGAGCGTCCGGCTGATCGGGTGGTGAGCGAAATCGATGCGCTCGAGTCTCATGAGAAGGCGCTTCAATCGCCATCTAATTCACCTATCACTCCGCGCTTTACTAGCGCGCACGATGCCTTTTGGAGTGGGGTGCGCGATGCGCGAGGTGCCCCTGCCATGGTGCTCTTTGCTGGCATGGTGGGCTTTGGGGCGATGGGGCGCACCAATGGCTTTGATCTGTGGTTTACCACCGCAACGAGCTTTTTGATGTTTGCTCTTCCCGGTCAGATTGTGATGCTCGAGATGATTTTAGTAGGCGCTTCATCGCTCACGATTGCGCTTGCGACCACTCTCACCGCAACCCGCTTTGTGACCATGACCGCCACGTTGTTTCCGATGCTCCATGAGCGCGATCGCAATAAGGCGCTCTATGCCAAAGTGCACCTTCTAGCAATGACTGCCTGGGCAGTTTCTTTGAAAGAATTCCAAACGATTGAACCTAAGCATCGTCTAAGTTACTTTGTAGGGCTTGGGATCTTGTGCTGGTTAATTTCAGTACCCGGAACGATTGTGGGATTTTTAATTGCGGGCTCGGTCCCTATGCCCATTACTTTGGGACTCATCTTTATTAATCCCCTCTTTTTCTTGCTCACCTTTACCGAGATTAAGGTGAGCGGCTATCGCTTGGCCATTCTTCTAGGCAGCATTGCCGGCCCCATCTGTTATTTACTCGATCGCGATACGAGCCTGTTAACCGCCGGACTGATTGGCGGTACTTTGGCCTACTGGATCGATCGGCGTTGGATCAGGCGCTATGACCGAAAGGTGTCTTCATGA
- a CDS encoding AzlD domain-containing protein, translated as MSVTASLAQNLDTAFAIQQGWGAWLALLAASLGTYVCRAVGVMLSGQVSQDSEFFRWLSAVTYAMVAALTIRLIFLPIGLLATVPLYLRILVCVLALGVMLSNPNRRLVPALLTGTLLMVTIGVMR; from the coding sequence ATGAGTGTGACAGCATCTCTAGCCCAAAACCTCGATACCGCCTTTGCGATTCAGCAAGGGTGGGGCGCATGGCTTGCGCTTTTGGCAGCGTCTCTTGGAACTTATGTGTGCCGCGCGGTGGGGGTGATGCTCTCGGGGCAAGTCAGCCAAGATAGCGAGTTCTTTCGCTGGCTCTCCGCAGTGACCTATGCGATGGTGGCAGCGCTCACGATTCGCTTGATTTTTTTACCGATTGGGCTCTTAGCTACGGTGCCGCTCTATCTGCGGATTCTCGTGTGCGTCTTGGCTTTGGGAGTGATGCTCTCCAATCCCAATCGGCGTTTGGTGCCAGCATTGCTCACCGGTACTTTATTGATGGTCACGATTGGTGTGATGCGGTAA